A genomic window from Macaca thibetana thibetana isolate TM-01 chromosome 16, ASM2454274v1, whole genome shotgun sequence includes:
- the LOC126938324 gene encoding translation initiation factor IF-2-like, producing the protein MRKLKHRVNLLVRALRGGIERGVGGPHAPHPQPRPGGGERAGRLESPSQSAPGQRNLPLAPGPGVQGPLSGQGPGRRGPQRRGRGLSGEEAVNSPSVRASPRRAPLPRPRRGPPRPPARPGAAAPGVRDTGGESGPLPGELRELAERPQEQRRGKSGLTCHYFLRHLGSTCQRPHKALWTPRVCIESARGFLAAGDAELLADLLVRVDVSLSAPAAALPGSQRAAGVAFRAGQTSSAPATRRGASALGNRPGTAGLRELGGRRVPESTSVEARF; encoded by the exons atgaggaaactgaagcacagagttAACTTACTAG TCCGAGCCCTGAGGGGGGGCATTGAGCGGGGCGTGGGAGGCCCGCacgctccccacccccagccgcGACCCGGAGGAGGGGAACGTGCCGGGAGGCTCGAGTCCCCCTCCCAGAGTGCCCCGGGCCAGAGAAACCTCCCGCTGGCTCCCGGGCCGGGCGTGCAAGGCCCCCTCTCCGGCCAGGGCCCAGGGCGCCGCGGGCCCCAGCGGAGGGGAAGGGGACTAAGTGGGGAAGAAGCTGTAAACAGCCCCAGCGTCCGGGCCTCGCCTCGAAGAGCCCCGCTTCCCAGGCCCCGCCGCGGGCCGCCCCGGCCCCCAGCCCGCCCCGGGGCCGCCGCGCCCGGGGTCCGGGACACCGGAGGGGAGTCAGGTCCCCTCCCCGGAGAGCTCCGGGAGCTCGCGGAGCGGCCCCAGGAGCAGAGAAGGGGGAAGTCAGGACTTACCTGTCATTACTTTCTACGCCATCTTGGATCCACTTGTCAACGTCCCCACAAAGCATTATGG ACGCCCCGCGTCTGCATTGAATCAGCCCGAGGTTTCCTTGCCGCCGGCGACGCGGAGCTGCTCGCGGATTTATTGGTGCGCGTGGATGTGAGCCTTTCTGCTCCTGCGGCCGCGCTTCCAGGAAGCCAGCGAGCGGCCGGGGTCGCCTTCAGGGCCGGGCAGACCAGCTCCGCACCCGCCACCCGGAGAGGTGCCTCTGCCCTGGGAAACCGCCCCGGGACCGCCGGGCTCCGGGAACTGGGAGGACGCCGTGTCCCCGAGTCCACCAGCGTCGAAGCacgattttaa